One segment of Castanea sativa cultivar Marrone di Chiusa Pesio chromosome 3, ASM4071231v1 DNA contains the following:
- the LOC142629640 gene encoding vacuolar fusion protein CCZ1 homolog B-like isoform X2 codes for MGMSAATTAAEGIKFCIFDLRRGQQEGQELDKILFFFPADLPFSAQLSVIGLSEGLITFTRIFSPEAACEVIEAERHSHVFYEAEPDIWMVMVVEKNESEAIWRIDALRKVLKEVHSLFLMFHGSIRTMIEKEPAGGLIRSHLYPFIMDYLSDFLLGKKLQLPSFRDCLKERGTVQMLTVSREAAIEVQSLVRVLESFAGNTQFYSLILFQDLLVSTTLSPVDTINLFTYAVLRLTPRALSSGVSSWSYLRKGSTTSNVATGSILAQSASVSEQNFRSRDTSPPGGDNSHHIARPLQPDRWSKGKDGFLVTDIWGAEASSSTSATPTIWLQQTEERVYVCAYQYRSLTLILLVPVASILGEQGVSAVKQQILENASLKMLKIEEKLSKGWAGENAYHVSGYRYLLVDGDRDVSRASPPGKVTTLTKESLLALSKVREEVDLEKGRMEHDNAGQEKDLEVCIRAKNNAWVIARITKGKELYMVLEKANETVLYASDAVEKFSNRYCNGAFSLD; via the exons ATGGGGATGTCAGCTGCTACTACTGCCGCTGAAGGCataaaattttgcatatttgATTTGAGAAGGGGACAACAAGAGGGGCAGGAGCTCGacaagattttgtttttctttcctgCTGATTTGCCCTTTTCAGCACAGCTTTCTGTTATAGGGCTGAGCGAAGGACTTATCACGTTTACAAG AATTTTCTCTCCTGAGGCTGCCTGTGAGGTCATAGAAGCAGAGAGGCACTCTCATGTTTTTTATGAGGCAGAACCAGATATCTGGATGGTTATG GTAGTGGAGAAGAATGAGTCAGAAGCCATATGGCGGATTGATGCATTACGAAAGGTTCTTAAAGAAGTTCACTCTCTGTTTCTAATGTTTCATGGATCCATTAGAACAATGATTGAGAAAGAACCTGCTGGAGGATTAATTCGATCTCATTTGTACCCTTTCATCATGGATTATCTAAGTG ATTTTCTTCTTGGCAAGAAACTCCAGCTACCATCATTCCGTGACTGTTTAAAGGAGCGTGGAACTGTGCAGATGCTGACTGTAAGTCGGGAGGCTGCAATTGAAGTTCAG TCGCTTGTCAGGGTACTAGAGTCTTTTGCTGGGAACACACAATTCTACTCGCTGATTTTATTTCAGGACCTGCTAGTGTCTACGACTCTTTCTCCT GTTGATACCATAAACTTATTTACATATGCTGTTCTAAGGTTGACACCGCGTGCTCTATCCTCTGGAGTTAGTTCCTGGTCCTATTTACGCAAAGGAAGTACAACATCTAATGTTGCCACTGGCTCCATCTTGGCCCAGTCTGCTTCTGTTTCAGAACAAAATTTTCGTTCTCGGGATACCTCTCCACCTGGTGGAGATAATAGCCATCACATTGCAAGGCCCTTACAGCCGGACAGGTGGTCCAAAGGCAAAGATGGTTTTCTTGTCACTGACATATGGGGTGCAGAAGCTAGTAGTTCAACTTCGGCCACCCCAACCATTTGGCTTCAGCAGACAGAGGAGAGAGTGTATGTCTGCGCTTATCAGTATAGGAGCCTTACCTTAATCCTTCTTGTTCCTGTTGCCTCCATTCTTGGGGAGCAAGGTGTTTCAGCGGTGAAGCAGCAAATTCTTGAAAAT GCATCACTTAAGatgttgaaaattgaagaaaaacttTCGAAAGGATGGGCTGGTGAGAATGCTTATCATGTCAGTGGGTATCGCTATTTACTAGTAGATGGTGACAGAGATGTATCCAGAGCTTCTCCACCAGGAAAGGTTACAACCCTAACCAAG GAATCTTTGCTTGCCTTAAGTAAGGTTAGAGAAGAAGTTGATTTGGAAAAAGGTCGAATGGAACATGATAATGCAGGTCAAGAGAAAGATTTGGAAGTTTGCATTAGAGCTAAAAACAATGCTTGGGTTATTGCTCGTATTACAAAAGGGAAGGAGCTTTATATGGTTCTAGAGAAAGCCAACGAAACAGTTCTTTATGCCTCTGATGCTGTTGAGAAGTTCAGCAACAG GTATTGCAATGGAGCCTTTTCTTTGGATTAG
- the LOC142629640 gene encoding vacuolar fusion protein CCZ1 homolog B-like isoform X1: protein MGMSAATTAAEGIKFCIFDLRRGQQEGQELDKILFFFPADLPFSAQLSVIGLSEGLITFTRIFSPEAACEVIEAERHSHVFYEAEPDIWMVMVVEKNESEAIWRIDALRKVLKEVHSLFLMFHGSIRTMIEKEPAGGLIRSHLYPFIMDYLSACQKRSLLDNCCWDFLLGKKLQLPSFRDCLKERGTVQMLTVSREAAIEVQSLVRVLESFAGNTQFYSLILFQDLLVSTTLSPVDTINLFTYAVLRLTPRALSSGVSSWSYLRKGSTTSNVATGSILAQSASVSEQNFRSRDTSPPGGDNSHHIARPLQPDRWSKGKDGFLVTDIWGAEASSSTSATPTIWLQQTEERVYVCAYQYRSLTLILLVPVASILGEQGVSAVKQQILENASLKMLKIEEKLSKGWAGENAYHVSGYRYLLVDGDRDVSRASPPGKVTTLTKESLLALSKVREEVDLEKGRMEHDNAGQEKDLEVCIRAKNNAWVIARITKGKELYMVLEKANETVLYASDAVEKFSNRYCNGAFSLD, encoded by the exons ATGGGGATGTCAGCTGCTACTACTGCCGCTGAAGGCataaaattttgcatatttgATTTGAGAAGGGGACAACAAGAGGGGCAGGAGCTCGacaagattttgtttttctttcctgCTGATTTGCCCTTTTCAGCACAGCTTTCTGTTATAGGGCTGAGCGAAGGACTTATCACGTTTACAAG AATTTTCTCTCCTGAGGCTGCCTGTGAGGTCATAGAAGCAGAGAGGCACTCTCATGTTTTTTATGAGGCAGAACCAGATATCTGGATGGTTATG GTAGTGGAGAAGAATGAGTCAGAAGCCATATGGCGGATTGATGCATTACGAAAGGTTCTTAAAGAAGTTCACTCTCTGTTTCTAATGTTTCATGGATCCATTAGAACAATGATTGAGAAAGAACCTGCTGGAGGATTAATTCGATCTCATTTGTACCCTTTCATCATGGATTATCTAAGTG CATGTCAAAAGCGGTCTCTATTGGATAACTGCTGCTGGG ATTTTCTTCTTGGCAAGAAACTCCAGCTACCATCATTCCGTGACTGTTTAAAGGAGCGTGGAACTGTGCAGATGCTGACTGTAAGTCGGGAGGCTGCAATTGAAGTTCAG TCGCTTGTCAGGGTACTAGAGTCTTTTGCTGGGAACACACAATTCTACTCGCTGATTTTATTTCAGGACCTGCTAGTGTCTACGACTCTTTCTCCT GTTGATACCATAAACTTATTTACATATGCTGTTCTAAGGTTGACACCGCGTGCTCTATCCTCTGGAGTTAGTTCCTGGTCCTATTTACGCAAAGGAAGTACAACATCTAATGTTGCCACTGGCTCCATCTTGGCCCAGTCTGCTTCTGTTTCAGAACAAAATTTTCGTTCTCGGGATACCTCTCCACCTGGTGGAGATAATAGCCATCACATTGCAAGGCCCTTACAGCCGGACAGGTGGTCCAAAGGCAAAGATGGTTTTCTTGTCACTGACATATGGGGTGCAGAAGCTAGTAGTTCAACTTCGGCCACCCCAACCATTTGGCTTCAGCAGACAGAGGAGAGAGTGTATGTCTGCGCTTATCAGTATAGGAGCCTTACCTTAATCCTTCTTGTTCCTGTTGCCTCCATTCTTGGGGAGCAAGGTGTTTCAGCGGTGAAGCAGCAAATTCTTGAAAAT GCATCACTTAAGatgttgaaaattgaagaaaaacttTCGAAAGGATGGGCTGGTGAGAATGCTTATCATGTCAGTGGGTATCGCTATTTACTAGTAGATGGTGACAGAGATGTATCCAGAGCTTCTCCACCAGGAAAGGTTACAACCCTAACCAAG GAATCTTTGCTTGCCTTAAGTAAGGTTAGAGAAGAAGTTGATTTGGAAAAAGGTCGAATGGAACATGATAATGCAGGTCAAGAGAAAGATTTGGAAGTTTGCATTAGAGCTAAAAACAATGCTTGGGTTATTGCTCGTATTACAAAAGGGAAGGAGCTTTATATGGTTCTAGAGAAAGCCAACGAAACAGTTCTTTATGCCTCTGATGCTGTTGAGAAGTTCAGCAACAG GTATTGCAATGGAGCCTTTTCTTTGGATTAG